Proteins from one Pseudoliparis swirei isolate HS2019 ecotype Mariana Trench chromosome 22, NWPU_hadal_v1, whole genome shotgun sequence genomic window:
- the gstk1 gene encoding glutathione S-transferase kappa 1, with amino-acid sequence MTSKKVVELFYDVVSPYSWLGFEVMCRYRHVWNIELKLRPAFLGGVMQGSGNKPPGVIPNKFMYMTKDLHRLSEYFDVPLQTPAHPFEAMFEKGSLSAMRFVTAVQAREKDGDKQVERVSRELWRRIWMEDKDITEPASLSEAAMKAGLSDSEVKEVLELYKSKEIKDKLKSSTQNALDLGAFGFPLVVCHVNGKPEVFFGSDRFELMAHCIGEKWLGPQPSQSAAKL; translated from the exons ATGACGTCCAAGAAAGTAGTCGAGTTGTTCTACGATGTGGTTTCGCCGTACTCCTGGCTTGGcttcgag GTCATGTGCCGCTACAGACACGTGTGGAACATCGAGCTGAAGCTGCGTCCAGCTTTCCTGGGTGGCGTCATGCAAGGGTCCG GAAACAAGCCCCCTGGTGTGATTCCGAACAAATTCATGTACATGACCAAGGACCTGCACCGCTTGTCAGAGTATTTTGATGTTCCCTTGCAGACTCCAGCTCACCCCTTCGAGGCCATGTTCGAAAAAG GCTCCTTGTCTGCGATGCGATTTGTGACGGCAGTACAAGCGAGGGAGAAGGATGGAGACAAGCAGGTGGAGCGGGTGTCTCGGGAGCTGTGGCGAAGGATCTGgatggaggacaaagacatcacaGAGCCGGCGTCATTGTCTGAG GCAGCGATGAAGGCAGGACTGTCTGACAGCGAGGTTAAAGAAGTGCTGGAGCTGTACAAGTCCAAAGAGATCAAAGACAAGCTGAAAAGCTCCACACAGAATGCACTTGATCTGGGG GCATTCGGCTTTCCACTTGTGGTGTGTCATGTGAATGGAAAGCCAGAGGTGTTTTTTGGATCCGATAGATTTGAGCTCATGGCTCACTGCATTG GGGAGAAGTGGCTCGGCCCTCAGCCCAGCCAATCAGCTGCCAAGCTGTGA
- the phc1 gene encoding polyhomeotic-like protein 1 isoform X1 — protein sequence MSGFCVLSSTMDGGEEPNTGPTNGNPQTSGNSRAPQIAHMSLYERQAVQALQALQRQPNAAQYFQQLMLQQQINSAQLHNLAAVQQAATLVASRQSNTPSNSMSQATTTVNLSTTSAGGTMTNPRPHGPATTTALNQSVLLGGNSAGQGQMYLRVNRSLRAPLASQLIFMPGGTTTATVAVAQTQPQQQQQQPHEVPPAGAQSDNDQVQNLALHCTPRAVAVKSEIPERKDVAGFPLGHQLQTFAQTAQQVQPQQQQQMAKPNFTQQSSANTMTLKTGTPAVTVAPSSTSSQALPLSQLLLSSSAAPVILVPTSNVTTTTTQGYSIGSVTPKANVNTQTLVVQPLQQASATTEKGPVPIQPKTAQGHRLPVQLPPRHPPHILPAPPSNIQHNSPHIPVQLVGARQGLTGNPQAVALARSGTAHEGTAGGNVNTVSNNSAMIKAAIGSLKRKSDCDAPNEMATDSSEPTPMKDSAPALSPAPTKTSAAFSSPPTLSLPLPLSRVGHGDKDRAPVPQAVVKPQVLTHLIEGFVIQEGAEPFPVAGLLKDRDFALVGRSENGPPLLKCEYCGSLAPASQFRGSKRFCSNTCAKRYNVSCSQHFKTSRGRSGAGLAPPPATNESTAPRRGPSRRSSSNITCHNVSSRPVTCHSESSRSEDVSSDGDEEDDSPSLSPSSSHSCSRAELDAAPSDSVAPGSLPLEGASFLSATPGQWSVEEVCRFISSLQGCEELAAQFLSQEIDGQALMLLREDHLISTMNIKLGPALKICASINSLRE from the exons ATGAGTGGCTTCTGTGTTTTGAGCAGCACCATGGATGGAGGTGAAGAGCCGAACACGGGCCCCACCAATGGGAATCCTCAGACAAGTGGGAACTCTCGTGCTCCCCAGATCGCCCACATGTCCCTCTATGAGAGACAGGCTGTACAG gctCTCCAAGCACTGCAAAGACAGCCAAATGCAGCTCAGTACTTCCAGCAGCTGATGCTGCAGCAGCAGATCAACAGTGCCCAACTCCACAACTTGGCCGCCGTGCAACAG GCTGCTACGCTGGTAGCTAGTCGACAGTCCAATACGCCGAGTAACAGCATGTCCCAGGCAACCACCACT gTCAACCTAAGCACCACATCTGCAGGAGGCACCATGACCAATCCCCGTCCCCACGGTCCGGCCACAACAACAGCTCTCAACCAGTCAGTGCTGCTCGGAGGAAACTCTGCAGGACAGGGGCAGATGTACCTCAGG GTCAACCGCTCTCTTCGGGCTCCCCTAGCCTCTCAGCTCATCTTCATGCCTGGCGGTACAACAACAGCTACTGTAGCAGTTGCCCAGACACAGccgcagcagcaacaacagcagccaCATGAAGTCCCTCCTGCCGGTGCTCAGTCTGACAATGATCAG GTGCAGAATCTGGCCCTCCATTGTACCCCCAGAGCCGTTGCGGTCAAGTCTGAGATTCCGGAGAGGAAAGATGTCGCCGGCTTTCCTCTTGGTCACCAGCTGCAGACTTTCGCCCAGACAGCTCAGCAAGTGCAaccacaacagcagcagcagatggcCAAACCCAACTTTACTCAGCAGTCCTCTGCCAACACCATGACTTTAAAGACTGGTACTCCTGCTGTTACAGTAgcaccttcctccacctcctctcaagcactccctctctcccaactcctcctgtcttcctctgctgcccctgtgATCCTGGTCCCCACCTCGAATgtcacaaccaccaccacccaggGCTACTCCATTGGCTCCGTGACCCCAAAAGCCAACGTGAACACACAGACTCTGGTGGTGCAGCCTCTACAACAGGCCAGCGCCACTACAGAAAAAGGACCTGTGCCGATCCAGCCCAAGACAGCTCAGGGACACCGCTTACCTGTGCAGCTGCCTCCTCGACACCCACCTCACATTCTCCCGGCGCCACCGAGCAACATCCAGCACAACAGTCCCCATATCCCTGTGCAGCTCGTGGGAGCCCGGCAGGGCTTAACAGGAAACCCTCAGGCTGTGGCTTTGGCACGGAGCGGCACGGCCCACGAAGGGACCGCTGGGGGGAATGTTAACACGGTCTCCAACAACAGTGCGATG ATTAAGGCCGCCATTGGCTCTCTGAAAAGAAAATCTGACTGCGATGCTCCAAATGAGATGGCGACAGATTCTTCAGAACCTACACCCATGAAAGATTCTGCACCTGCCTTATCCCCGGCCCCGACAAAGACCTCGG CTGCATTCTCATCTCCTCCCACACTGTCGTTGCCTCTTCCCTTGTCGAGAGTTGGGCACGGGGACAAAGACAGAGCACCTGTTCCCCAGGCAGTGGTCAAACCTCAAGTGCTCACCCACCTCATCGAGGGCTTTGTCATCCAGGAGGGAGCTGAGCCTTTCCCC GTTGCTGGACTCCTCAAAGACAGAGATTTTGCCCTGGTTGGCCGCTCAGAGAACGGGCCTCCGT TGTTAAAATGTGAGTATTGTGGAAGCCTCGCTCCAGCCAGCCAGTTCAGAGGATCAAAGAGGTTTTGCTCAAATACCTGTGCAAAAAG GTATAACGTGAGCTGCAGTCAACACTTCAAGACCAGCAGAGGGAGGAGTGGTGCAGGGCTGGCTCCACCTCCAGCAACCAATGAGAGCACTGCTCCGCGAAGAGGCCCGTCTCGCAGGAGTAGTTCTAATATCACTTGTCATAATGTCTCAAGCAGGCCTGTGACG TGTCACTCGGAGTCCAGTCGCTCGGAGGATGTATCCAGCGAcggggacgaagaggacgattctccctcactgtccccaagctcctcccactcctgCTCCAGAGCTGAGCTCGACGCTGCTCCGTCTGACAGCGTCGCTCCCGGGAGCCTCCCACTAGAGGGTGCTAGCTTCCTCTCAGCGACGCCTGGCCAGTGGAGCGTGGAGGAAGTCTGCAGGTTCATCTCTTCGCTTCAAG GCTGTGAAGAGTTGGCTGCCCAGTTTCTGTCACAGGAAATCGACGGACAGGCTCTGATGCTCCTGCGAGAGGACCATCTCATCTCCACGATGAACATCAAGCTGGGTCCCGCTCTCAAGATCTGCGCCTCCATCAACAGCCTGCGTGAGTGA
- the phc1 gene encoding polyhomeotic-like protein 1 isoform X2, with amino-acid sequence MDGGEEPNTGPTNGNPQTSGNSRAPQIAHMSLYERQAVQALQALQRQPNAAQYFQQLMLQQQINSAQLHNLAAVQQAATLVASRQSNTPSNSMSQATTTVNLSTTSAGGTMTNPRPHGPATTTALNQSVLLGGNSAGQGQMYLRVNRSLRAPLASQLIFMPGGTTTATVAVAQTQPQQQQQQPHEVPPAGAQSDNDQVQNLALHCTPRAVAVKSEIPERKDVAGFPLGHQLQTFAQTAQQVQPQQQQQMAKPNFTQQSSANTMTLKTGTPAVTVAPSSTSSQALPLSQLLLSSSAAPVILVPTSNVTTTTTQGYSIGSVTPKANVNTQTLVVQPLQQASATTEKGPVPIQPKTAQGHRLPVQLPPRHPPHILPAPPSNIQHNSPHIPVQLVGARQGLTGNPQAVALARSGTAHEGTAGGNVNTVSNNSAMIKAAIGSLKRKSDCDAPNEMATDSSEPTPMKDSAPALSPAPTKTSAAFSSPPTLSLPLPLSRVGHGDKDRAPVPQAVVKPQVLTHLIEGFVIQEGAEPFPVAGLLKDRDFALVGRSENGPPLLKCEYCGSLAPASQFRGSKRFCSNTCAKRYNVSCSQHFKTSRGRSGAGLAPPPATNESTAPRRGPSRRSSSNITCHNVSSRPVTCHSESSRSEDVSSDGDEEDDSPSLSPSSSHSCSRAELDAAPSDSVAPGSLPLEGASFLSATPGQWSVEEVCRFISSLQGCEELAAQFLSQEIDGQALMLLREDHLISTMNIKLGPALKICASINSLRE; translated from the exons ATGGATGGAGGTGAAGAGCCGAACACGGGCCCCACCAATGGGAATCCTCAGACAAGTGGGAACTCTCGTGCTCCCCAGATCGCCCACATGTCCCTCTATGAGAGACAGGCTGTACAG gctCTCCAAGCACTGCAAAGACAGCCAAATGCAGCTCAGTACTTCCAGCAGCTGATGCTGCAGCAGCAGATCAACAGTGCCCAACTCCACAACTTGGCCGCCGTGCAACAG GCTGCTACGCTGGTAGCTAGTCGACAGTCCAATACGCCGAGTAACAGCATGTCCCAGGCAACCACCACT gTCAACCTAAGCACCACATCTGCAGGAGGCACCATGACCAATCCCCGTCCCCACGGTCCGGCCACAACAACAGCTCTCAACCAGTCAGTGCTGCTCGGAGGAAACTCTGCAGGACAGGGGCAGATGTACCTCAGG GTCAACCGCTCTCTTCGGGCTCCCCTAGCCTCTCAGCTCATCTTCATGCCTGGCGGTACAACAACAGCTACTGTAGCAGTTGCCCAGACACAGccgcagcagcaacaacagcagccaCATGAAGTCCCTCCTGCCGGTGCTCAGTCTGACAATGATCAG GTGCAGAATCTGGCCCTCCATTGTACCCCCAGAGCCGTTGCGGTCAAGTCTGAGATTCCGGAGAGGAAAGATGTCGCCGGCTTTCCTCTTGGTCACCAGCTGCAGACTTTCGCCCAGACAGCTCAGCAAGTGCAaccacaacagcagcagcagatggcCAAACCCAACTTTACTCAGCAGTCCTCTGCCAACACCATGACTTTAAAGACTGGTACTCCTGCTGTTACAGTAgcaccttcctccacctcctctcaagcactccctctctcccaactcctcctgtcttcctctgctgcccctgtgATCCTGGTCCCCACCTCGAATgtcacaaccaccaccacccaggGCTACTCCATTGGCTCCGTGACCCCAAAAGCCAACGTGAACACACAGACTCTGGTGGTGCAGCCTCTACAACAGGCCAGCGCCACTACAGAAAAAGGACCTGTGCCGATCCAGCCCAAGACAGCTCAGGGACACCGCTTACCTGTGCAGCTGCCTCCTCGACACCCACCTCACATTCTCCCGGCGCCACCGAGCAACATCCAGCACAACAGTCCCCATATCCCTGTGCAGCTCGTGGGAGCCCGGCAGGGCTTAACAGGAAACCCTCAGGCTGTGGCTTTGGCACGGAGCGGCACGGCCCACGAAGGGACCGCTGGGGGGAATGTTAACACGGTCTCCAACAACAGTGCGATG ATTAAGGCCGCCATTGGCTCTCTGAAAAGAAAATCTGACTGCGATGCTCCAAATGAGATGGCGACAGATTCTTCAGAACCTACACCCATGAAAGATTCTGCACCTGCCTTATCCCCGGCCCCGACAAAGACCTCGG CTGCATTCTCATCTCCTCCCACACTGTCGTTGCCTCTTCCCTTGTCGAGAGTTGGGCACGGGGACAAAGACAGAGCACCTGTTCCCCAGGCAGTGGTCAAACCTCAAGTGCTCACCCACCTCATCGAGGGCTTTGTCATCCAGGAGGGAGCTGAGCCTTTCCCC GTTGCTGGACTCCTCAAAGACAGAGATTTTGCCCTGGTTGGCCGCTCAGAGAACGGGCCTCCGT TGTTAAAATGTGAGTATTGTGGAAGCCTCGCTCCAGCCAGCCAGTTCAGAGGATCAAAGAGGTTTTGCTCAAATACCTGTGCAAAAAG GTATAACGTGAGCTGCAGTCAACACTTCAAGACCAGCAGAGGGAGGAGTGGTGCAGGGCTGGCTCCACCTCCAGCAACCAATGAGAGCACTGCTCCGCGAAGAGGCCCGTCTCGCAGGAGTAGTTCTAATATCACTTGTCATAATGTCTCAAGCAGGCCTGTGACG TGTCACTCGGAGTCCAGTCGCTCGGAGGATGTATCCAGCGAcggggacgaagaggacgattctccctcactgtccccaagctcctcccactcctgCTCCAGAGCTGAGCTCGACGCTGCTCCGTCTGACAGCGTCGCTCCCGGGAGCCTCCCACTAGAGGGTGCTAGCTTCCTCTCAGCGACGCCTGGCCAGTGGAGCGTGGAGGAAGTCTGCAGGTTCATCTCTTCGCTTCAAG GCTGTGAAGAGTTGGCTGCCCAGTTTCTGTCACAGGAAATCGACGGACAGGCTCTGATGCTCCTGCGAGAGGACCATCTCATCTCCACGATGAACATCAAGCTGGGTCCCGCTCTCAAGATCTGCGCCTCCATCAACAGCCTGCGTGAGTGA
- the rap1gapl gene encoding rap1 GTPase-activating protein 2, whose translation MEREKRNDTSFPRKRSCTFGGYGGRSHFLLYIVDSFTCGDETRPESAEDNILDILDSPPRDKQSFPSASSNQRDTELFEIIEKLQGSRIDEQRCAFPLPLKSQLLRIGGDLPLILSPKLGGYWIDPPLERLADVSPTSSQHGLDPQSYDIMERDGEAKIYHESFSSRYHHSFTAVDPSLGPLVLSVCLEEEESKLRVILRMKECSLHAVFSISLFPSIPSAVELAKMLCERVTVSKFEVVSYLKAPELITTFDEHRVSPNFKFGILYQKNRQFTEEDILSNTEESEEFKELLSLLGETVRLQGFSGFRGGLDVCHGQTGSEAVFTSFHGREIMFHVATKLPFTEGDPQQLQRKRHIGNDIVALVYQEGPTPFLSDVIKSHFLHCFLVVRRTQGPEETGGAYQVSVTAREDVPPFGPVLPDPPIFTDSSLLREFLLTKLINAEISCYKAQRFSRLELRTRSLLLESLQAELSTRSQYMMGDPSLSALPSSEGARGASEGTGGFIENFKRAIRVRSHSFETLGVPRKLGGSASPKPKTDKDGDSDKSPGHLSADSLGSAELKDQASPQEET comes from the exons atggagagagagaagaggaatgaCACCTCTTTCCCCAGGAAGAGAAGTTGTACTTTCGGGGGATATGGAGG TCGTTCTCACTTCCTTCTTTACATTGTGGACAGCTTCACGTGTGGCGATGAGACGAG ACCTGAATCTGCAGAGGACAACATCCTGGACATCCTGGACTCTCCTCCCAGGGACAAGCAGTCTTTCCCCTCTGCCAGCAGCAACCAGAGG GACACGGAGCTGTTTGAAATCATTGAAAAGCTGCAG GGCAGCAGGATCGATGAGCAGCGGTGTGcattccctcttcctctgaag TCTCAGCTTCTGAGGATAGGTGGAGACCTGCCGCTCATCCTCTCTCCGAAGCTGGGGGGCTACTGGATAGACCCCCCTCTGGAGAGGCTTGCAGATGTGAgtcccacctcctcccagcACGGCCTCGACCCACAGAGCTACGACATCATGGAGCGGGACGGGGAGGCCAAAATCTACCACGAGAGCTTCAGCTCACGA TACCATCACTCCTTCACAGCGGTGGATCCATCGCTGGGGCCTCTGGTTCTTTCCGTGTgcttggaggaagaggagagcaagCTGCGGGTGATACTCAG AATGAAGGAGTGCTCTCTGCACGCAgttttctccatctctcttttccCCAGCATCCCATCTGCTGTTGAATTAGCAAAG atGCTCTGTGAGAGAGTGACTGTCTCGAAGTTTGAAGTCGTCAGCTACCTCAAG GCCCCAGAACTCATAACTACATTTGATGAACACAGAGTGTCTCCTAATTTCAAGTTTGGCATTTTGTACCAAAAGAACAGGCAG tTCACTGAGGAAGACATACTTAGTAACACTGAGGAAAGTGAAGAGTTTAAGGAGCTCCTTTCTCTTTTGGGAGAGACGGTTCGACTGCAAGGCTTCAGCGG GTTCAGAGGAGGACTGGATGTGTGTCatggtcagacaggaagtgaagccgtCTTCACTTCCTTTCACGGCAGAGAAATCATGTTCCATGTCGCAACTAAACTGCCCTTCACCGAGGGCGACCCGCAGCAG ttacaGAGGAAAAGACACATTGGCAATGACATTGTAGCTTTGGTCTACCAGGAGGGCCCAACCCCGTTTTTATCTGATGTCATCAAGTCTCACTTCCTGCACTGTTTCCTGGTGGTCCGGAGGACTCAGGGCccggaggagacaggtggagcgtACCAG GTGTCCGTCACAGCCAGAGAGGATGTTCCCCCCTTCGGTCCGGTACTTCCAGATCCTCCCATCTTCACAGAT TCTTCCCTGCTGAGAGAATTCCTTCTGACCAAACTCATCAATGCAGAGATTTCCTGCTATAAGGCTCAACGATTCAGCAGACTGGAG CTGCGTACTCGTTCATTGCTTCTTGAGAGCCTGCAGGCTGAACTCTCCACCCGTTCCCAGTACATGATGGGGGATCCATCACTGTCTGCTCTCCCATCTTCTGAGGGTGCACGGGGGGCATCTGAGGGGACTGGAGGATTCATTGAAAACTTTAAG AGGGCCATTAGAGTGCGGAGTCACTCATTCGAGACTCTTGGGGTACCGAGGAAGTTGGGTGGCAGTGCATCACCAAAGCCAAAG ACAGATAAAGACGGAGATAG tgACAAATCTCCAGGACATCTATCTGCTGACAGTTTGGGGTCGGCTGAACTCAAAGATCAAGCAAGCCCTCAAGAAGAgacttaa
- the styk1b gene encoding tyrosine-protein kinase STYK1b isoform X1 — MDKSEYKKSFFHHISLDISFFIDTFDRMSSGSQQDVSCQPEDTLCVVRVYEQEVIVVPVFLLAIFLVTLVFVLLLRYCPEKVDRLRLQASKPASRRVLHGIDAPPGINVLEHESIALGTSSTYSTFNPPSMYPPRASSRSVDTLSVPLNVPPSLLPSLLPSLPPSLPPQPLKPNFTAILQPRELPRQRLPESFKLVTPLPVPFSLRSDTAVSLYRARMENRNVVLRVLKDTADASERHSFLEFASFLAQLGPHPFLPELLGVVSLRAPLVTVVEELENRDLLSFLWRCREEHVDPPCEMTERRIFTMAKQVASALEFLHNKDLIHGNIRACSVLVTKESTAKLWGLHGVYTRKNQEATKMEDPGMKKWQAPELLVKKPASQSSDIWSLGILLYEMATMGEAPFAEISVNELLQFHQRGKSLRKPSNCSNALYSVIKGCCQWKDQDRPSLEEVSRKVNSAEKNASDKVLKVSGTVNIEKYLQEAGYGDSNSYTVF, encoded by the exons ATGGACAAAAGTGAATACAAAAAATCATTCTTTCACCATATCTCATtagatatttcattttttattgatACATTTGACAGGATGTCTTCCGGATCCCAGCAAGACGTCAGCTGCCAGCCCGAAGATACGCTCTGTG TGGTCCGTGTCTACGAGCAGGAGGTGATTGTTGTGCCCGTGTTCCTGCTGGCCATCTTCCTGGTCACTCTGGTCTTCGTCCTCCTGCTGCGCTACTGTCCAGAGAAAGTCGACCGCCTCCGTCTGCAGGCCTCGAAGCCGGCCTCCAGGAGAGTGCTGCATGGCATCGATG CTCCACCAGGTATCAATGTCCTGGAGCATGAGAGCATCGCTCTGGGCACGTCCAGTACCTACTCCACCTTCAACCCCCCGAGCATGTACCCTCCCAGAGCCTCCTCCAGGAGCGTGGACACACTCTCTGTCCCACTAAACGTCCCGCCCAGTCTCCTGCCCAGTCTCCTGCCCAGTCTCCCGCCCAGTCTCCCGCCGCAGCCCTTGAAGCCCAATTTCACTGCCATCCTCCAGCCCAGGGAGTTGCCCCGTCAGAGGCTGCCTGAGTCCTTCAAACTGGTCACCCCTCTGCCTGTCCCCTTCTCCCTGCGCTCCGACACCGCCGTGTCCCTCTACAGGGCCCGGATGGAAAACAGGAATGTGGTGCTGCGAGTCCTAAAAG ACACTGCTGATGCCTCAGAAAGACACAGCTTCCTAGAATTTGCGTCCTTTCTGGCCCAGCTGGGGCCTCATCCCTTCCTGCCAGAGCTCCTCGGGGTGGTCTCACTCCGAGCTCCTCTGGTTACAGTGGTGGAAGAGCTGGAGAACAGAGACTTGCTCAGCTTCCTGTGGCGATGCCGAGAG GAGCATGTGGATCCTCCATGTGAGATGACCGAGAGACGAATCTTCACCATGGCCAAGCAGGTGGCCTCAGCACTG GAGTTCCTTCACAACAAAGACCTCATCCACGGGAACATTCGTGCCTGCAGCGTACTGGTCACCAAGGAGTCCACCGCCAAGCTGTGGGGCCTCCATGGGGTCTACACCAGGAAGAACCAGGAGGCCACAAAGATGGAGGATCCGGGTATGAAGAAATGGCAGGCACCAGAGCTGCTGGTCAAGAAACCCGCCAGTCAGAGCAGCGACAT TTGGTCATTGGGCATCTTACTCTATGAAATGGCAACAATGG GTGAAGCTCCGTTTGCAGAAATCTCCGTAAATGAGCTGCTGCAGTTTCATCAACGAGGGAAAAGTCTGAGGAAACCTTCAAACTGTTCCAACGCGCT GTACTCTGTCATCAAGGGTTGCTGCCAGTGGAAAGATCAAGATCGACcctctctggaggaggtgagcCGCAAGGTCAACTCAGCAGAGAAGAACGCCTCCGACAAAGTCCTCAAGGTGTCGGGGACCGTCAACATCGAGAAGTACCTGCAGGAGGCCGGATACGGGGATAGCAACAGCTACACGGTTTTCTGA
- the styk1b gene encoding tyrosine-protein kinase STYK1b isoform X2, protein MSSGSQQDVSCQPEDTLCVVRVYEQEVIVVPVFLLAIFLVTLVFVLLLRYCPEKVDRLRLQASKPASRRVLHGIDAPPGINVLEHESIALGTSSTYSTFNPPSMYPPRASSRSVDTLSVPLNVPPSLLPSLLPSLPPSLPPQPLKPNFTAILQPRELPRQRLPESFKLVTPLPVPFSLRSDTAVSLYRARMENRNVVLRVLKDTADASERHSFLEFASFLAQLGPHPFLPELLGVVSLRAPLVTVVEELENRDLLSFLWRCREEHVDPPCEMTERRIFTMAKQVASALEFLHNKDLIHGNIRACSVLVTKESTAKLWGLHGVYTRKNQEATKMEDPGMKKWQAPELLVKKPASQSSDIWSLGILLYEMATMGEAPFAEISVNELLQFHQRGKSLRKPSNCSNALYSVIKGCCQWKDQDRPSLEEVSRKVNSAEKNASDKVLKVSGTVNIEKYLQEAGYGDSNSYTVF, encoded by the exons ATGTCTTCCGGATCCCAGCAAGACGTCAGCTGCCAGCCCGAAGATACGCTCTGTG TGGTCCGTGTCTACGAGCAGGAGGTGATTGTTGTGCCCGTGTTCCTGCTGGCCATCTTCCTGGTCACTCTGGTCTTCGTCCTCCTGCTGCGCTACTGTCCAGAGAAAGTCGACCGCCTCCGTCTGCAGGCCTCGAAGCCGGCCTCCAGGAGAGTGCTGCATGGCATCGATG CTCCACCAGGTATCAATGTCCTGGAGCATGAGAGCATCGCTCTGGGCACGTCCAGTACCTACTCCACCTTCAACCCCCCGAGCATGTACCCTCCCAGAGCCTCCTCCAGGAGCGTGGACACACTCTCTGTCCCACTAAACGTCCCGCCCAGTCTCCTGCCCAGTCTCCTGCCCAGTCTCCCGCCCAGTCTCCCGCCGCAGCCCTTGAAGCCCAATTTCACTGCCATCCTCCAGCCCAGGGAGTTGCCCCGTCAGAGGCTGCCTGAGTCCTTCAAACTGGTCACCCCTCTGCCTGTCCCCTTCTCCCTGCGCTCCGACACCGCCGTGTCCCTCTACAGGGCCCGGATGGAAAACAGGAATGTGGTGCTGCGAGTCCTAAAAG ACACTGCTGATGCCTCAGAAAGACACAGCTTCCTAGAATTTGCGTCCTTTCTGGCCCAGCTGGGGCCTCATCCCTTCCTGCCAGAGCTCCTCGGGGTGGTCTCACTCCGAGCTCCTCTGGTTACAGTGGTGGAAGAGCTGGAGAACAGAGACTTGCTCAGCTTCCTGTGGCGATGCCGAGAG GAGCATGTGGATCCTCCATGTGAGATGACCGAGAGACGAATCTTCACCATGGCCAAGCAGGTGGCCTCAGCACTG GAGTTCCTTCACAACAAAGACCTCATCCACGGGAACATTCGTGCCTGCAGCGTACTGGTCACCAAGGAGTCCACCGCCAAGCTGTGGGGCCTCCATGGGGTCTACACCAGGAAGAACCAGGAGGCCACAAAGATGGAGGATCCGGGTATGAAGAAATGGCAGGCACCAGAGCTGCTGGTCAAGAAACCCGCCAGTCAGAGCAGCGACAT TTGGTCATTGGGCATCTTACTCTATGAAATGGCAACAATGG GTGAAGCTCCGTTTGCAGAAATCTCCGTAAATGAGCTGCTGCAGTTTCATCAACGAGGGAAAAGTCTGAGGAAACCTTCAAACTGTTCCAACGCGCT GTACTCTGTCATCAAGGGTTGCTGCCAGTGGAAAGATCAAGATCGACcctctctggaggaggtgagcCGCAAGGTCAACTCAGCAGAGAAGAACGCCTCCGACAAAGTCCTCAAGGTGTCGGGGACCGTCAACATCGAGAAGTACCTGCAGGAGGCCGGATACGGGGATAGCAACAGCTACACGGTTTTCTGA